A genomic stretch from Verrucomicrobiia bacterium includes:
- a CDS encoding VCBS repeat-containing protein has translation MPLPSPAQQSALAALAFAATSLAVPAAAPSWIAHNDYRIAPLAVPEQGSPGFVRLEPSATGIDFANRIAESRHLTNQVFLNGSGIAAGDVDGDGLTDLVFAGFDNPNALYRNLGGWRFEEIGQAAGIDLPELQCTGIALADLSGNGALDLIVNTLGQGTHLLFNDGQGRFTRSPLVLNPGRGAMSIAVADFDGDGFLDLYLVNYRTRALMDMPNTRMTFRREGPRTVVDTVDGRPATDPEFRNRFVVNAAGGIEENGEPDVLYRNVGGTRFVAIPWTEGHFLDENGNSLTAPPLDWGLAAMFRDLTGDGRPDLYVCNDFQSPDRLWLNQGDGRFRLAPPLALRRTSLSSMAVDFADLDRDGIDDFLVLDMRSRDHGLRMRWVHETFPHRPTPGLYTDRPQIEQNTLFLGRGDGTWTEIAQLSGLEATEWAWGCVFLDVDLDGWEDLLVVNGMERAGRDLDAVEQIRAGRAGRRPTPTEVFASRRAFPRLATPNLAFRNRGDLTFVDASKEWGFDLAAVSHGLILADLDNDGALDVVVGNLNEPVALYRNRTPAPRLAVRLRGTPPNTRAIGSRIEVLGGPVRQSQEMIAGGRYLSSDDPVRTFAAGTADRLTVRVRWPDGTRSEWTGLPANSLVELHQPTSAPGSSSTAAPARAVDPEPDAPFPPIRFERVRLDHHHADAPFDDLARQPLLPHALSQPGPGIAWIDLDGDGADDLVIGAGRGGTPGVFRNAGPDGFIPWDSPAWRTPMARDVTGLVPWPRASGAPLLLAALSHYEDGAALGAAVVAWDPARPALDELASADASSVGPLAVGDIDGDGQPDLFVGGRVLPGRWPAAASSRFLRHDNGRFIPDPVRSRVLENVGLVTGAVFTDLDGDGVAELVLACEWGPLRVFRRNATGFTEITADLGLADHTGGWTAVAAGDFDNDGRMDLVAGNWGRNTPYQFGRHRPGSDVPAPLRVYHGDFNRNGVHDLIEAYWHPGPGEYVPLRQRAALEGALPGLPRAFPTHRAFGEATLPALLGQALARTAFVEARWLESTVFLNRGDRFEAHPLPLPAQLAPVFGIVVADANGDGHEDLFLAQNFFAVRPHLPRYDGGLGLWLAGDGTGRFQPVPAHHSGVRLPGEQRGAAAADFDGDGRVDLAVGQNSAETHVYRNVGAVPGLRLRLAGPPANPAGIGARYRWSDAPGPVPMREVHAGSGWLSHSSLTHVLARPPGATRLHVFWPGSRTPLEYPVPADLPGVMLTHDGHIRPLR, from the coding sequence GTGCCCCTACCGAGCCCCGCCCAACAGTCCGCGCTCGCCGCGCTGGCCTTCGCCGCGACATCGCTGGCTGTCCCGGCCGCCGCACCGTCCTGGATCGCCCACAACGATTACCGGATCGCGCCCCTGGCCGTCCCTGAACAGGGCTCGCCCGGTTTCGTCCGCCTCGAACCGTCGGCCACCGGGATCGACTTCGCCAACCGCATCGCCGAATCCCGACACCTCACCAACCAGGTGTTTCTGAATGGTTCGGGTATCGCCGCCGGAGACGTGGATGGCGACGGGCTGACCGACCTGGTCTTCGCGGGTTTCGACAATCCCAATGCCCTCTACCGGAACCTCGGGGGCTGGCGTTTCGAGGAGATCGGCCAGGCGGCGGGAATCGACCTGCCGGAACTTCAATGCACCGGCATCGCCCTCGCCGATCTCAGCGGCAACGGAGCCCTCGACCTGATCGTGAACACGCTCGGTCAGGGAACCCACCTCCTGTTCAACGATGGCCAGGGCCGCTTCACCCGCTCCCCTCTCGTCCTCAATCCCGGCCGCGGCGCCATGTCCATCGCCGTCGCCGACTTCGATGGCGACGGCTTCCTGGATCTCTATCTGGTCAACTACCGGACCCGCGCCCTGATGGACATGCCCAACACCCGGATGACCTTCCGCCGCGAGGGGCCGCGCACCGTCGTGGACACCGTCGATGGACGGCCGGCCACCGATCCCGAGTTCCGCAATCGCTTCGTCGTCAATGCCGCCGGAGGCATCGAGGAAAACGGCGAACCCGATGTCCTCTACCGCAATGTGGGCGGTACCCGGTTCGTCGCGATCCCATGGACCGAAGGCCATTTCCTCGACGAGAACGGCAATTCCCTCACGGCGCCCCCACTGGATTGGGGCCTCGCCGCCATGTTCCGTGACCTCACCGGCGACGGACGCCCGGACCTCTACGTCTGCAACGATTTTCAGTCCCCGGACCGCCTCTGGCTCAATCAGGGCGACGGACGTTTCCGTCTCGCCCCACCGCTGGCCCTGCGCCGGACCAGTCTCTCCTCCATGGCGGTGGACTTCGCGGATCTCGATCGCGACGGGATCGACGACTTCCTCGTCCTGGACATGCGCAGCCGCGATCACGGACTGCGCATGCGCTGGGTCCACGAAACGTTTCCCCACCGGCCCACCCCCGGGCTCTACACCGATCGTCCGCAGATCGAACAGAACACGCTCTTCCTCGGGCGCGGCGACGGGACCTGGACCGAGATCGCCCAGCTCAGCGGGCTCGAGGCGACCGAATGGGCGTGGGGCTGTGTCTTCCTCGATGTCGATCTCGACGGCTGGGAGGATCTGCTCGTCGTCAACGGCATGGAACGGGCCGGTCGCGACCTCGACGCTGTCGAACAAATCCGCGCCGGCCGCGCCGGGCGTCGCCCCACCCCCACCGAGGTGTTCGCCAGCCGGCGCGCCTTCCCCCGCCTGGCCACGCCCAATCTCGCCTTCCGCAACCGGGGCGACCTGACCTTCGTCGATGCCAGCAAGGAATGGGGCTTCGACCTCGCCGCGGTGTCCCACGGACTGATCCTCGCCGATCTCGACAACGACGGCGCGCTCGACGTCGTGGTCGGCAACCTCAACGAACCCGTCGCCCTCTACCGCAACCGCACTCCGGCCCCACGCCTCGCCGTGCGCCTGCGCGGCACCCCGCCCAACACCCGCGCCATCGGTTCCCGCATCGAGGTCCTTGGCGGTCCCGTTCGCCAGTCCCAGGAAATGATCGCCGGCGGTCGCTATCTCTCCAGCGACGATCCGGTCCGCACCTTCGCCGCCGGCACCGCCGACCGCCTCACGGTGCGCGTCCGCTGGCCCGACGGCACCCGTTCGGAATGGACCGGCCTCCCCGCCAACAGCCTGGTCGAACTGCACCAGCCCACATCCGCACCTGGAAGTTCGTCCACCGCGGCACCCGCCCGGGCCGTGGATCCCGAACCTGACGCCCCATTTCCGCCCATCCGCTTCGAAAGGGTGCGCCTCGACCACCATCATGCCGACGCCCCCTTCGACGACCTGGCCCGTCAGCCGCTCCTCCCCCACGCACTGAGTCAACCGGGCCCGGGTATCGCCTGGATCGACCTCGACGGCGATGGTGCCGATGACCTGGTGATCGGCGCCGGTCGCGGCGGCACGCCCGGCGTCTTTCGCAATGCGGGTCCGGACGGCTTCATCCCCTGGGACAGCCCGGCATGGCGCACCCCCATGGCGCGCGACGTGACCGGCCTGGTGCCCTGGCCCCGCGCTTCCGGTGCCCCGCTTCTCCTGGCGGCACTGTCCCACTACGAGGATGGCGCCGCACTCGGCGCCGCGGTCGTGGCCTGGGATCCCGCCCGCCCCGCCCTCGACGAACTCGCTTCCGCCGATGCCTCGAGTGTCGGCCCGCTGGCCGTCGGAGACATCGACGGGGATGGCCAGCCCGACCTCTTCGTGGGCGGACGGGTGTTGCCCGGTCGCTGGCCGGCCGCGGCCTCGTCCCGATTCCTCCGCCACGACAACGGTCGTTTCATCCCCGATCCCGTTCGCAGCCGTGTCCTCGAGAACGTCGGGCTGGTCACCGGGGCGGTGTTCACCGACCTCGACGGCGATGGCGTCGCGGAACTGGTGCTCGCCTGCGAATGGGGGCCCCTTCGCGTCTTCCGCCGAAATGCCACCGGCTTCACCGAGATCACCGCCGACCTTGGCCTGGCCGACCACACCGGCGGGTGGACCGCCGTCGCGGCCGGCGACTTCGACAACGACGGCCGCATGGATCTCGTCGCCGGCAACTGGGGTCGCAATACGCCCTACCAGTTCGGCAGGCACCGCCCCGGTTCCGACGTTCCCGCGCCGCTCCGCGTGTACCATGGCGACTTCAATCGCAACGGGGTCCATGACCTCATCGAGGCGTACTGGCATCCGGGGCCCGGCGAGTATGTGCCGCTGCGGCAGCGAGCCGCCCTCGAAGGCGCTCTCCCCGGTCTGCCCAGGGCCTTCCCGACCCATCGCGCTTTTGGCGAAGCCACCCTGCCCGCCCTCCTGGGTCAGGCCCTCGCCCGCACCGCCTTCGTCGAGGCGCGCTGGCTCGAGTCCACCGTCTTCCTCAATCGCGGCGACCGCTTCGAGGCCCATCCACTCCCGCTTCCCGCCCAACTGGCCCCGGTCTTCGGCATCGTCGTGGCCGATGCCAATGGCGACGGGCACGAGGACTTGTTCCTTGCCCAGAACTTCTTCGCCGTGCGCCCGCACCTGCCGCGCTACGACGGCGGACTCGGCCTCTGGCTGGCCGGCGACGGCACGGGTCGCTTCCAGCCCGTGCCCGCCCACCACAGCGGGGTTCGATTGCCGGGCGAACAGCGCGGAGCGGCGGCCGCGGATTTCGATGGCGACGGTCGGGTGGACCTGGCGGTCGGACAAAACAGCGCTGAGACGCATGTCTATCGCAACGTTGGGGCCGTGCCCGGCCTGCGCCTTCGCCTCGCGGGACCGCCCGCCAATCCCGCCGGCATCGGCGCGCGCTATCGATGGAGCGACGCCCCGGGCCCCGTCCCCATGCGCGAAGTCCATGCGGGCTCCGGCTGGCTCAGCCACTCGAGCCTGACCCATGTCCTTGCCCGCCCCCCGGGCGCCACCCGGCTGCATGTCTTCTGGCCCGGGAGTCGCACACCCCTGGAGTACCCCGTCCCCGCCGATCTCCCGGGCGTGATGCTCACCCACGACGGCCACATTCGACCTCTGCGTTGA
- a CDS encoding ThuA domain-containing protein, whose product MPLAIRLLCVVAFAAASLSAPAADPLRVFIRGGIKTHGPNQHDHPRFLGEWTRLLGERGLRVDGAMTFPTAGQLEQTDVLVIYASDGMKIVGEERTRFEAFLRRGGGVLAIHSGVVSGDEHAWCKEVIGGAWRWDLPPERRTKWLEGDVGIYWVDTGHPISRGLSNFDWKDEIYYDMDLAPDIGVLATSFHTVHIIAPQIWTYEKTWTGGTRPYRALVSLPGHEYDVFETPQYRTVLLRGLAWLGRQADIDRYCLPEELASLRYPPGGPLPAKDSMKTFSVHPEFTVSLAADENVAQKIMSLDWDPQGRLWVVETPEYPGGRDIHANDERISPWRAREPDRFPVGQKEPRPGRDRVSMLEDTNGDGVMDKQTVFADGLELPTSLVFYKDGVIVTQAPDILWIRDTNGDGKADRTEVLFTGWGTFDTHAVMSNLRWGHDGWIYGSVGYSAGEPRSADGSRRFGRITAGIFRFRPDGSALEQVAAGSCNTWGCEIAPDGEIFFSTATCGEPILHVVLPERVLSRAGVPRVRAARPIIEENKVFPPRQETRQPYVQIDWVGAWTSASGACVYDGGAWPGHWQGPSWSFFISEPTVWLFHHEFLDPVGVSYRGRREASRRDTHFLTSTDYWFKPIHSRVGPDGAMYLVDFYNQIAVHNDTRGPAHGARNAATRPDRDHEFTRLYRIQHKEALTLPPFRLDPREPAALVSMLDHPNGWVRVSANRLLSEGAGRRVLAGLEAKAAGAQTGYGRMHALWVLHNLDALDPELLLTSAGDMDPLIRRTAMRIAGERDFSDEDVPLDLAEARLNDSDPRTRLAALVAGANLTPTRPLADLVVKAWPTLRDPHLETAAMAMAAADPMLYIEAAFAAAEPSSVAGMVPHLARQIAQRNRASDARALVLLLARQPAATASLQAAALESLAANLRADVKPTADERLGNALRGLLGSEVTAPAVLPFIARWDFARQVGDATRAAVVRAEARLADRSLSDDERGQMAVNLLGVRSLDPTIVPAVAALVGGQESARLQRRVIDALGGTGDAVAGRALLEAMPRLEFDLREAAFGQLVQRVDWSGMVVEAMADGRVAPVLLGPSNLHRLRTHADRQVAARARSVLDELRGPEQKEKEALIARLLPEVIKPGNAARGAEVHVQNCAPCHEYKGIGANFAPSLTGMGAHGREELLVHILDPNRVVEPNYMSVSIETKDDLTYDGIVLRENNAVVVIRNQTAETEIRKDNIASRHDTGRSLMPEGYEELGVEALRDLLTYLTEDDQRYRILDLTEAFTANTSRGIYNSLQSRDESLRFRRWGALRHRDVPFDIVSPQRSPTGNNVIVLQGGGGMSRSYPREVEIRVGLPVAKLHFLGGVAGWGYPLGEENKPVVRVVVHFAGGATEEFVLRNGVEFADYIRRVDVPGSEALENLDQLLMQGRQLRYFARTLSRPGRVERITLASYNNEVAPTFVALTVELQEGTGSGHAAAPAPATTEPGPEPASSPVAVAETRPAPAREGRVRPAFRWGAGLNTLLVGGGAAHDYTRWFNLVDVSMLNAAGGISAGYVEPQDLSAGLVRETDVLVISANKPFPDARVRQAIFDHVEAGKGLVLVHAGVWYNWPDWPEFNRVLAGGGSRGHDRLGEFEVILTGGAHPLLEGVPDRFRIVDELYWFEPDAEGTPIKVLATAFSEQKQKAYPQVFVVEHEKARIVGLTLGHDGRAHSHEAYRTLLVNSVRWVAQTEPVHSESVRATSAEVAETETED is encoded by the coding sequence ATGCCACTTGCCATTCGACTTCTCTGTGTCGTCGCCTTTGCGGCGGCGAGTTTGAGCGCCCCGGCGGCCGACCCGTTGCGGGTGTTCATCCGCGGCGGGATCAAGACGCACGGACCGAACCAGCACGATCATCCGCGGTTCCTTGGGGAATGGACGCGGCTGCTGGGGGAACGCGGGCTCCGGGTGGACGGCGCGATGACGTTTCCGACGGCCGGACAGTTGGAGCAGACCGATGTGCTGGTGATCTACGCGTCGGACGGCATGAAGATCGTCGGCGAGGAGCGGACGCGGTTCGAGGCGTTTCTGAGGCGGGGCGGCGGGGTGCTGGCGATCCACAGCGGCGTGGTGAGCGGCGACGAGCATGCGTGGTGCAAGGAGGTGATCGGCGGGGCCTGGCGCTGGGATCTGCCGCCGGAACGGCGGACGAAGTGGCTGGAGGGGGACGTGGGGATCTACTGGGTGGACACCGGGCATCCGATCTCGCGGGGGCTCTCGAACTTCGACTGGAAGGACGAGATTTACTACGACATGGACCTGGCTCCGGACATCGGGGTGCTGGCGACCAGCTTCCACACGGTGCACATCATCGCACCGCAGATCTGGACCTACGAGAAGACGTGGACGGGCGGAACCCGGCCCTACCGGGCGTTGGTGAGCCTGCCGGGGCACGAGTACGACGTGTTCGAGACGCCCCAGTACCGGACCGTGCTGCTGCGGGGGCTGGCCTGGCTGGGGCGGCAGGCCGACATCGACCGGTATTGTCTGCCCGAGGAACTGGCCTCGTTGCGGTACCCGCCGGGGGGCCCGCTGCCGGCGAAGGATTCGATGAAGACCTTTTCCGTCCATCCGGAGTTCACGGTGAGCCTGGCCGCGGATGAGAACGTGGCGCAGAAGATCATGTCGCTGGACTGGGATCCGCAGGGGCGGCTGTGGGTGGTGGAGACGCCGGAGTACCCGGGGGGGCGGGACATTCATGCGAACGACGAGCGGATCAGCCCGTGGCGTGCGCGGGAGCCGGACCGGTTTCCCGTGGGACAGAAGGAGCCGCGGCCCGGCCGCGACCGTGTGTCGATGCTGGAGGACACCAACGGGGACGGGGTGATGGACAAGCAGACGGTGTTTGCGGACGGGTTGGAACTGCCGACCTCGCTGGTCTTCTACAAGGACGGCGTGATCGTGACGCAGGCGCCGGACATCCTGTGGATCCGGGATACCAACGGGGACGGCAAGGCGGACCGGACGGAGGTGCTGTTCACGGGCTGGGGGACCTTCGACACCCATGCGGTGATGAGCAACCTGCGGTGGGGTCACGACGGATGGATCTACGGCTCGGTGGGATACAGCGCCGGGGAACCGCGGTCGGCGGACGGGTCGCGGCGGTTCGGACGGATCACCGCGGGGATCTTCCGGTTCCGGCCGGACGGTTCGGCGCTGGAGCAGGTGGCGGCGGGTTCGTGCAACACCTGGGGATGCGAGATTGCACCGGACGGCGAGATCTTCTTCAGCACGGCGACGTGCGGGGAACCGATCCTGCACGTGGTGCTGCCCGAGCGGGTGCTGAGCCGGGCGGGCGTGCCGCGGGTGCGGGCGGCCCGGCCGATCATCGAGGAGAACAAGGTGTTTCCGCCGCGGCAGGAGACGCGGCAGCCGTATGTGCAGATCGACTGGGTCGGGGCCTGGACCTCGGCATCCGGGGCATGTGTGTATGATGGGGGAGCGTGGCCGGGACACTGGCAGGGTCCGTCATGGTCGTTCTTCATCAGCGAGCCGACGGTGTGGCTGTTCCACCACGAATTCCTGGATCCGGTCGGGGTTTCGTACCGGGGCCGGCGGGAGGCCTCGCGGCGCGACACGCATTTTCTGACCAGCACGGATTACTGGTTCAAGCCGATCCACAGCCGGGTGGGGCCGGACGGGGCGATGTACCTGGTGGACTTCTACAATCAGATCGCGGTGCACAACGACACGCGCGGGCCGGCCCACGGGGCGCGCAACGCGGCGACGCGACCGGACCGGGACCATGAGTTCACGCGGCTGTACCGGATCCAGCACAAGGAGGCGCTGACGCTGCCGCCCTTCCGGCTGGACCCGAGGGAACCGGCGGCGCTGGTGTCGATGCTGGACCATCCGAACGGGTGGGTGCGGGTGTCGGCCAACCGGCTGTTGAGCGAGGGCGCCGGGCGCCGGGTGCTGGCGGGGTTGGAGGCCAAGGCCGCCGGGGCGCAGACGGGTTACGGGCGGATGCATGCGCTCTGGGTGCTGCACAATCTCGATGCGCTGGATCCGGAACTGTTGCTGACGTCCGCCGGGGACATGGATCCGCTGATCCGGCGGACCGCGATGCGGATTGCGGGGGAACGGGACTTCTCGGACGAGGACGTGCCGCTGGACCTGGCGGAGGCGCGGTTGAACGACTCGGATCCCCGAACCCGGCTGGCGGCGCTGGTGGCAGGGGCGAATCTCACGCCGACGCGTCCGCTGGCGGACCTGGTGGTCAAGGCCTGGCCAACCTTGCGCGATCCGCACCTGGAGACGGCGGCGATGGCCATGGCGGCGGCGGATCCGATGCTCTACATCGAGGCGGCGTTTGCAGCGGCCGAACCGTCTTCGGTGGCCGGGATGGTGCCGCATCTGGCGCGGCAGATCGCCCAGCGGAACCGGGCCTCGGATGCCCGCGCGCTGGTCCTGTTGCTGGCCCGGCAACCGGCGGCGACGGCGTCGTTGCAGGCGGCGGCGCTGGAATCGCTGGCGGCGAATCTGAGGGCCGACGTGAAGCCGACGGCGGACGAGCGTTTGGGGAACGCGCTTCGGGGATTGCTGGGTTCCGAGGTGACCGCTCCGGCGGTGCTGCCGTTCATCGCCCGGTGGGATTTTGCGCGGCAGGTCGGCGACGCGACTCGTGCGGCGGTGGTCCGGGCCGAGGCGCGCCTGGCGGACCGGTCGTTGTCGGACGACGAGCGGGGCCAGATGGCGGTCAACCTGCTCGGGGTGCGGAGTCTGGATCCGACGATTGTGCCGGCGGTGGCGGCGCTGGTGGGAGGACAGGAGAGCGCGCGGTTGCAGCGGCGGGTGATCGATGCCCTGGGCGGCACGGGGGATGCGGTTGCCGGACGGGCCCTGCTAGAGGCGATGCCGCGGCTGGAGTTCGATCTGCGCGAGGCGGCGTTCGGGCAGTTGGTGCAGCGGGTGGACTGGTCCGGGATGGTGGTGGAGGCGATGGCCGACGGGCGCGTGGCGCCGGTGCTGCTCGGGCCGTCGAACCTGCACCGGCTGCGGACCCATGCGGACCGGCAGGTGGCGGCACGGGCGCGCTCGGTCCTGGACGAACTGCGGGGGCCCGAACAGAAGGAGAAGGAGGCGCTGATCGCGCGGTTGCTGCCGGAGGTGATCAAGCCGGGCAACGCCGCGCGCGGGGCGGAGGTACATGTGCAGAACTGCGCGCCGTGCCATGAGTACAAGGGAATTGGCGCCAACTTCGCCCCGAGCCTCACCGGAATGGGTGCGCATGGCCGCGAGGAGTTGCTGGTGCACATCCTCGATCCGAACCGGGTGGTGGAACCGAACTACATGTCGGTGAGCATCGAGACGAAGGACGACCTGACGTACGACGGCATCGTGTTGCGCGAGAACAACGCGGTGGTGGTGATCCGCAACCAGACGGCGGAGACGGAGATCCGGAAGGACAACATCGCCTCCCGTCACGACACCGGGCGGTCGCTGATGCCGGAGGGTTACGAGGAACTCGGCGTCGAGGCGCTGCGGGACCTGCTGACCTATCTGACCGAGGACGACCAGCGGTACCGGATTCTGGATCTGACCGAGGCGTTCACGGCCAACACCTCGCGAGGCATCTACAATTCCCTCCAGTCGCGGGACGAGTCGCTTCGATTCCGAAGGTGGGGGGCCCTGCGGCACCGGGACGTGCCGTTCGACATCGTCAGCCCGCAGCGGAGTCCGACCGGCAACAATGTGATCGTGTTGCAGGGCGGCGGCGGCATGTCGCGGAGCTATCCGCGCGAGGTGGAGATCCGGGTCGGGTTGCCGGTGGCGAAGCTCCATTTCCTCGGCGGCGTGGCAGGCTGGGGTTATCCGCTGGGCGAAGAAAACAAGCCGGTGGTGCGCGTCGTGGTCCACTTTGCCGGGGGCGCGACGGAAGAGTTCGTGCTGCGGAACGGAGTCGAGTTCGCCGACTACATCCGTCGCGTCGATGTGCCGGGTTCGGAGGCGCTGGAGAACCTGGATCAACTGCTGATGCAGGGGCGGCAACTGCGTTACTTCGCCAGGACGCTGTCGCGTCCCGGGCGGGTCGAGCGCATCACGCTGGCCAGCTACAACAACGAGGTGGCGCCCACCTTCGTCGCGCTGACGGTCGAGTTGCAGGAGGGAACCGGGTCCGGGCATGCCGCTGCGCCCGCACCGGCAACGACGGAGCCGGGTCCGGAGCCGGCCTCCTCGCCGGTGGCCGTGGCTGAGACGCGGCCGGCACCGGCCCGTGAGGGACGGGTGCGCCCGGCCTTCCGGTGGGGTGCCGGGCTGAACACGCTGCTGGTCGGGGGTGGCGCGGCGCACGACTACACCCGCTGGTTCAATCTGGTGGACGTCTCGATGCTGAACGCCGCGGGCGGCATTTCGGCGGGATATGTCGAACCGCAGGATCTGAGCGCGGGCCTGGTGCGCGAGACGGATGTTCTGGTCATCAGCGCCAACAAGCCATTTCCTGACGCCCGGGTGCGTCAGGCCATCTTCGACCATGTCGAGGCGGGCAAGGGCCTGGTGCTGGTGCATGCGGGGGTCTGGTACAACTGGCCCGACTGGCCCGAGTTCAACCGGGTGCTGGCCGGCGGGGGTTCCCGCGGACATGACCGCCTTGGGGAGTTCGAGGTGATCCTGACCGGCGGGGCCCATCCGCTGCTGGAGGGGGTGCCGGACCGGTTCCGCATCGTGGACGAGCTTTACTGGTTCGAACCCGATGCGGAAGGGACGCCCATCAAGGTGCTGGCCACCGCCTTCTCCGAGCAGAAGCAGAAGGCCTATCCGCAGGTGTTCGTGGTGGAGCACGAAAAGGCCAGGATCGTCGGACTGACCCTCGGTCATGACGGCCGGGCCCACAGTCACGAGGCCTACCGGACCCTGCTGGTCAACTCGGTGCGCTGGGTCGCCCAGACGGAGCCGGTCCACAGCGAATCGGTCCGCGCGACCTCTGCCGAGGTGGCGGAGACGGAGACGGAGGACTGA
- a CDS encoding Gfo/Idh/MocA family oxidoreductase, with protein sequence MIPTKSGPALTRRAFLAGGTATALATAGWMAAVPRGARAAASPNETIGVGLIGCGDRGRALMAELLTVGGRHNVRMAAVCDVWRPNLDRAAGEMARRQDASPARTTRFRELLARTDVDAVIIATPDFSHGAVLVAALEAGKDVYIEKPMTLDLVSANRAVDLALTRERIVQVGTQRRSEGRFRAAARWVEEGAMGRISRVTAEINFNHARWLRPIEDCVEADVDWEAYLLGLPGRPFDPALLRRWQLFRETSNGIPGLWMTHYADAVHMLTGATYPSAAVALGGIHVWRDGREHADTFRAALEYPEGFLFTWGMGLGNAHGVQFTIHGLRATLDVESWRVIPERGVADAPEARTLAGEPGRGHVEDWVACLRSRGPTRAPIGTGHQHVVATVMAAQALETGRRQRYDTSRRTIFEG encoded by the coding sequence GTGATTCCCACGAAATCGGGCCCGGCGCTGACGCGACGGGCGTTTCTGGCGGGCGGCACGGCGACGGCGCTGGCGACCGCCGGCTGGATGGCGGCAGTTCCCCGCGGGGCGCGTGCGGCGGCATCGCCCAACGAGACGATCGGCGTCGGGCTGATCGGGTGCGGCGATCGCGGGCGTGCGTTGATGGCGGAACTTCTGACGGTGGGCGGCCGGCATAACGTGCGGATGGCCGCGGTCTGCGATGTCTGGCGTCCGAACCTCGATCGGGCGGCGGGGGAAATGGCCCGGCGTCAGGACGCCTCCCCGGCGCGAACCACCCGGTTTCGCGAGTTGCTGGCCCGAACGGATGTCGATGCGGTCATCATCGCCACGCCGGACTTCAGTCACGGGGCGGTGCTGGTGGCCGCGCTCGAGGCGGGGAAGGACGTGTACATCGAGAAGCCGATGACCCTCGATCTGGTGTCGGCCAACCGGGCGGTGGATCTCGCGCTGACCCGGGAGCGGATCGTGCAGGTCGGCACCCAGCGGCGAAGCGAGGGGCGGTTCCGGGCGGCGGCGCGCTGGGTGGAGGAGGGGGCGATGGGACGGATCAGCCGGGTGACGGCGGAGATCAATTTCAATCATGCGCGCTGGTTGCGGCCGATCGAGGATTGCGTGGAGGCGGATGTGGATTGGGAAGCGTACCTCCTGGGGTTGCCGGGCCGCCCGTTCGATCCGGCGCTGCTGCGGCGCTGGCAGTTGTTCCGGGAGACCTCGAACGGGATTCCCGGGTTGTGGATGACCCACTACGCCGATGCCGTGCACATGCTGACCGGGGCGACGTATCCCTCGGCGGCGGTGGCCCTCGGGGGCATCCATGTGTGGAGGGATGGGCGTGAGCATGCGGACACCTTCCGGGCGGCGCTGGAGTATCCGGAGGGGTTCCTGTTCACCTGGGGCATGGGCCTCGGCAACGCCCACGGCGTCCAGTTCACGATTCACGGGCTCCGGGCCACGCTCGACGTGGAATCGTGGCGGGTCATTCCCGAACGCGGCGTGGCGGACGCCCCCGAAGCGCGGACCCTCGCGGGCGAACCCGGGCGCGGGCATGTGGAGGATTGGGTGGCCTGCCTGCGGTCGCGCGGGCCCACCCGGGCGCCGATCGGGACGGGACACCAGCACGTGGTGGCGACGGTGATGGCCGCGCAAGCCCTGGAGACGGGGCGACGTCAGCGTTATGACACGTCACGACGGACCATCTTCGAGGGCTGA